From one Mytilus galloprovincialis chromosome 13, xbMytGall1.hap1.1, whole genome shotgun sequence genomic stretch:
- the LOC143056626 gene encoding neuronal acetylcholine receptor subunit alpha-5-like — translation MYHRMTTHTTVVLIVIAINVLTSYCTPTKEDIQNVYKDIFNNYDRRIKPRRNLQDIVNMKFTFSLVSITEIKEKSQMFTVYGFFETRWKDEYLQWNSSDYGGVKNITTYQNNVWRPEISALNTMIRLNLIGDPALPVIINNDGTVRWFAGEHFSVLCKLHIKYYPFDKQECSLIVGVWGYGVEDITFGTLDDKVMFEFYEPHVEWEVMDTLLTIDNWGDTPLLRVNFFLRRMPDFTVLTFLVPIILLSFLNLSVFITPVGEGKIGFSMTVYLTFAVFLGSLSSRLPPNSHETSILTVYLTALAVLCTCIVLISAIQTRVYIRYKDRPIPSSLRFLAKRHSWFCLSCCHRKDKYLLNENSVSSEDSNTIKEDGKDSDFDNLKITWDDVMNGLDSRLFWLFISVVVTLTSSCFLTLFLSSQNTFKYF, via the coding sequence ATGTACCACAGAATGACAACACACACAACTGTGGTTCTTATAGTTATTGCtataaatgttttgaccagttacTGTACACCGACGAAAGAAGATATTCAAAATGtgtacaaagatatttttaacaaCTACGACAGAAGAATAAAACCAAGGAGGAATCTACAAGACATTGTTAACATGAAGTTTACTTTCTCGCTTGTGTCTATAACGGAAATTAAAGAAAAGTCTCAAATGTTTACTGTTTATGGTTTCTTCGAAACTCGTTGGAAAGACGAATACTTACAATGGAACTCTTCTGACTATGGAGGcgtaaaaaatataacaacataCCAAAATAATGTTTGGAGACCAGAAATATCAGCTTTGAATACCATGATCAGGCTTAATCTAATAGGCGATCCTGCACTTCCGGTTATTATTAACAACGACGGAACCGTTCGATGGTTCGCCGGAGAACATTTTTCCGTTTTGTGTAAGctacatataaaatattatccGTTTGACAAGCAGGAGTGTAGTCTAATTGTGGGAGTGTGGGGTTATGGTGTGGAAGACATTACATTTGGTACTTTAGATGACAAAGTAATGTTCGAATTCTACGAACCGCATGTCGAATGGGAAGTGATGGACACGCTTTTGACAATAGACAACTGGGGAGATACGCCATTACTCCGTGTGAACTTTTTTCTAAGACGCATGCCGGATTTTACAGTGCTAACATTTCTTGTGCCTATAATTTTATTATCCTTTTTGAATTTAAGTGTCTTCATCACACCAGTTGGTGAAgggaaaattgggttttccatgacAGTATATTTAACATTTGCCGTGTTTCTTGGGAGTCTTAGCTCTCGCCTGCCTCCAAATTCTCACGAGACGTCAATATTGACAGTGTATCTGACGGCCCTAGCGGTATTATGTACATGCATAGTTCTTATTTCTGCTATACAGACGCGTGTTTATATACGATATAAAGACCGACCAATTCCATCTTCTTTACGTTTTCTAGCAAAACGACATTCGTGGTTTTGTTTATCATGTTGTCACAGGAAAGACAAATACTTGCTGAATGAAAATTCAGTCAGCAGTGAGGATAGCAATACAATTAAAGAAGATGGAAAAGATTCAGATTTTGATAACTTGAAGATCACGTGGGATGATGTCATGAATGGACTTGATTCCCGGTTGTTTTGGTTATTTATATCAGTTGTTGTTACCCTAACCTCGTCATGTTTTCTTACCTTgtttttgtcatcacaaaatacctttaaatatttctaa